In Mesorhizobium sp. M9A.F.Ca.ET.002.03.1.2, the DNA window GCGAGGGCAGGGTCGTGCACAAGGGCCGCACACTGGCGGTTTCGGAAGCGACGCTGAAGGATGCCAATGGCAAGCTGCTGGCTTTCGGCACCGAAACATGCTCGATCTTTCCGGCTGCCAATCTGGCGGCGCGTTGAGGGACTGGCCGTCTGGCGGCCGCATTTGCCCGGCCGCTCGACGGCCGTACTTGCCCAGCCGCTTGACGGCCGTATTTAAGTGTCAGTGAAAACTGAATGTCAGTAAAACTGGCCTGGTTTGGGGGAACCGCCATGTTCGAAAGCCTGATCGGTCTTGTCGCGATCATCGCGCTGTTCGTTATTATTTCGCGTCAGCAGCGCCGCATCGGCCTGATCGAGCGCGAGCTTGGCGCGCTGCGCAGCCTCGTGCTTTCCGGTGCCGTGCCGCCTGCGGCCAAACCGGCCGACCAGGCGACGACGGAAGGCAAGCCGGCGGATGCGGCCCCGGCCGCAGCGGCAGACATTGCCTCACCACCGGCAAACGCGCCGGAAACACCGGCCGCGGAAACTGATGCCAGCAGCGGCGAGGTCGTATCGGGACCGTGGACTTCCGGCGAAGCGGCGCCGAAGGCGGCGGAGCCCGCCAGGCCGGACGCGGCAGCGGCGAAGGCCGCGCGCCAGACCGATGTCGAGACGGCGCTTGGCACCCGCTGGGCGGTCTGGGTCGGCGGCATCGCGCTGGCGCTGGGCGGCCTGTTCCTGATCCGCTACACCATCGAGGCCGGCATTTTCGGGCCCGGCGTGCGGCTTGCCATGGCGGCAATGCTTGGGCTGGTGCTGGTCGCCGCCGGCGAGTTCATCCGCCGTACCGGCTTCAGGGTGCCGGTGCAGGGCGCGACCGGTGCCTACATTCCAGCGATCCTGACAGCAGCCGGCGCCTTCATCCTGTTCGGCACGGTCTATGCCGCGCATGGCATTTACGGCTTCATCGGTCCGGCGCTCGCCTTCACGCTGCTTGGCGCCATCGGCGTGGCGACGATCGCGGCAGCCCTCGTCCACGGCCAGGCGCTGGCCGGCATCGGCCTGCTCGGCGCCATGGTGACGCCGGCTCTGGTCGCTTCGCAGGCGCCCAATCCGTGGGCGCTGTTCGGCTATCTCTCGATCGTGCTTGCCGCCACCGGCATCATCGCCCGGATGCGCGACTGGAGATTGCTGATGGCGGCGGCCTTCGTCGGCACCGGCCTCTGGACCATCTTCTACATGACCGATGCGCCTGGCGCCAACCTCTCCACCATCCTGTTCATCGATGCCGTCACCTTGGCCGTGCTTGCCTTCGTCTGGCTCGGCCGTCGCGGTGGCGAAGCAGAACCGGCCAGTGGCTTCGACTGGCCTTCGATCGCCCCTGGCTTCTTCGTCGGTCTTTCGGCCATGGCGCTGTTCATCGATCCCGAATACGCTGCCGCTGGCGATGCTCTGTGGGGGGCAGCTCTTATCGCAGCCCTGGTCGTGGTGGCGCTCTACCGGCCGCTGGCGCTGGCGCTTCTGCACGCCGCAGGGCTGGCGACGGTGCTGGTCTATCTCGGCATCATTCCGCCAACCTCGATCGTTTCCGACTTTTCGGGTGGCGCTCTCGGGGTTGAAGGCCTGGCGGCGGCGGTGGCCGATACGCTGATGCTCAGGGTCGGTATCTTTCTCGGGCTTGTCTTCATCGGGGCCGGATTCTGGGCGGCGCGCAACCTTGCCGCGTCGGCACAAATCCGCGCCGCCTCATGGGCGGCATGGGGCGTTGCCGCGCCGCTGGTCATTCTCCTGACGCTCTGGGTCACCTTCGGCAATCTCGACCGCGATCTTGCCTACGCGGCGGTTGCAGCGCTTCTGGTCGTGGTCTTCGCCGCCGGCGGCGAGTGGATCGCGCGCGGTGAAGAGCCGCCGCTACAGGGCGGGGCGGCCGTCTCGTTCGCGCTTGGCGGGGCAGCAGCCTCCGCCTTGCTGATGCTCTACATGGCCTTTGGCTCCGGCTGGACAACCATCCTCTTGGGTGCCGCGGCCATCGTGCCGGCGTTGGCCACCCGCTGGCGCGCCTATCCGGTGCTCGGCTGGATTTCGGTCGGTGCGGTCATCGCGGTGCTCGGCCGCGTCGCCTTCGATCCGACAATCGTCGGCGCCGAATTCCTGTCGACGACGCCTGTCTTCAACTGGCTGCTGCCGGGCTACGGCGTGCCGGCGCTCGCCTTCGGTTTTGCTGCCTGGCAGCTCGCCCGCACCACCCCCGCACTCCCAATGGCTGGCAATGGCCGCCCGCGCCTCGCCCTGGAAGCGGGCGCGGCACTTTTTGCGCTGCTCACCGTTGCCATGCTGGTGCGCCACGCCATGCATGGCGGTGTCATCGACACCGGTGCTGCGACGCTCACCGAACAGGCGATCTACACGCTGATCGCCATCGGCGCCGGCG includes these proteins:
- a CDS encoding DUF2339 domain-containing protein; translated protein: MFESLIGLVAIIALFVIISRQQRRIGLIERELGALRSLVLSGAVPPAAKPADQATTEGKPADAAPAAAADIASPPANAPETPAAETDASSGEVVSGPWTSGEAAPKAAEPARPDAAAAKAARQTDVETALGTRWAVWVGGIALALGGLFLIRYTIEAGIFGPGVRLAMAAMLGLVLVAAGEFIRRTGFRVPVQGATGAYIPAILTAAGAFILFGTVYAAHGIYGFIGPALAFTLLGAIGVATIAAALVHGQALAGIGLLGAMVTPALVASQAPNPWALFGYLSIVLAATGIIARMRDWRLLMAAAFVGTGLWTIFYMTDAPGANLSTILFIDAVTLAVLAFVWLGRRGGEAEPASGFDWPSIAPGFFVGLSAMALFIDPEYAAAGDALWGAALIAALVVVALYRPLALALLHAAGLATVLVYLGIIPPTSIVSDFSGGALGVEGLAAAVADTLMLRVGIFLGLVFIGAGFWAARNLAASAQIRAASWAAWGVAAPLVILLTLWVTFGNLDRDLAYAAVAALLVVVFAAGGEWIARGEEPPLQGGAAVSFALGGAAASALLMLYMAFGSGWTTILLGAAAIVPALATRWRAYPVLGWISVGAVIAVLGRVAFDPTIVGAEFLSTTPVFNWLLPGYGVPALAFGFAAWQLARTTPALPMAGNGRPRLALEAGAALFALLTVAMLVRHAMHGGVIDTGAATLTEQAIYTLIAIGAGAILVAIDMRSPSPVLRYGSLAAGVVSAAFVVVQHFLALNPLFTDESTGEIPVFNLLFLAYLLPAVAAGGLALYARDKRPKWYAAMLALVAALLAFAYATLSVRRLFKGEFIGLWSGLGQLETYTYSALWLIIGVALLTAGVWLKSQVLRIASAALISVAVLKVFLFDMSELEGVLRALSFIGLGAVLIGIGLFYQRLLTRAAREKLQTSS